The Planctomicrobium piriforme genome has a segment encoding these proteins:
- a CDS encoding ABC transporter ATP-binding protein: MALVEIRNLTRWFKKGDEVITPLDDIDLDVEKGDFISLMGPSGTGKSTLLNVVSGIDQPQSGSVRVDGVEITKLSRGQLADWRAANLGYIFQTHNLIPVLTAHENIELPLLLLPLSGADRRRRIELAMEAVGLTDRAHHYPRQLSGGQEQRVGIARAIVAHPKVVVADEPTGSLDAETSQQIQVLLQRLNQELEITMLMVTHDDHIAAIASRQLRLDRGKIIETGNTGKSHFPLVAGSR, from the coding sequence ATGGCTCTCGTGGAAATCCGGAACCTCACCCGCTGGTTCAAAAAAGGGGACGAAGTCATCACACCCCTTGATGATATTGATCTCGACGTTGAGAAAGGTGATTTCATTTCTCTCATGGGCCCCAGCGGTACTGGCAAGAGCACGCTGCTGAACGTCGTCAGCGGCATCGACCAACCTCAATCTGGAAGCGTCCGCGTGGACGGCGTCGAGATCACGAAACTGTCCCGTGGGCAATTGGCCGACTGGCGTGCGGCCAATCTGGGTTACATCTTTCAGACGCACAACCTTATTCCGGTCCTCACAGCCCATGAGAACATCGAACTGCCGCTGCTGTTGCTGCCGCTGTCTGGAGCTGACCGCAGAAGACGCATTGAACTCGCCATGGAAGCCGTCGGCCTGACCGACCGCGCCCATCACTATCCCCGCCAGCTCTCCGGGGGGCAGGAACAACGGGTGGGCATCGCGCGGGCAATCGTCGCGCATCCCAAAGTGGTCGTGGCAGATGAGCCAACAGGCAGCCTGGATGCCGAGACCAGTCAGCAGATTCAGGTGCTGCTGCAACGACTCAATCAGGAACTGGAAATCACCATGTTGATGGTGACCCATGACGACCATATCGCCGCGATCGCTTCTCGGCAATTGCGACTCGATCGCGGCAAGATTATCGAAACCGGAAACACAGGCAAAAGCCATTTCCCGCTGGTCGCTGGAAGCCGCTGA
- a CDS encoding efflux RND transporter periplasmic adaptor subunit, with protein MNSQLNLRGLALERSERSRQSPRHRRAWLSRYIVPGGIVLGFLGLLGWGMRDQLVSRRPVTVIPVVVTRAEIQAAGTTLFQAAGWIEPRPTPTSAAALTEGVVESLLVVEGQAVAAGEPVAKLIDIDARLALQEAQATLDLREAEVRSAEGELKAAKLRIEFPVHLEAQLADAESLLAKTQTELVKLPFLIKSAAARLDYARNNLDGKQSAGLGIAGRTLQLAESEFAAAQADLSELQQRGPSLQREEAALQKKKKAVADQLMRLVEESRQLESALASLQAAKAIRDRARLAVEKANLNLDRTIVRSPGRGTVMQLIAHPGTRVMGLDANATRSASTVVTLYDPEMLQVRADVRLEDVPRVQPGQPVEVQTASSKETIHGTVLRATSSANIQKNTLEVKIALEHPPATVRPEMLVTATFQAPPPPETEQSQAREIERLLIPRQLVEKADGAAVVWVADANSRARRRSVQLGQSGTEALVEVVDGLTATDKLIAGGREGLAEGDPVHVTGEDASLGISSR; from the coding sequence GATGCGGGATCAACTGGTCTCGCGGAGGCCAGTGACTGTGATTCCGGTGGTCGTCACTCGAGCCGAGATTCAGGCAGCGGGTACGACCTTGTTTCAAGCAGCAGGCTGGATCGAACCACGTCCCACACCGACCAGCGCCGCCGCCTTGACAGAGGGCGTGGTGGAATCGTTACTCGTTGTTGAAGGTCAGGCGGTTGCCGCCGGAGAGCCGGTGGCGAAACTGATCGATATCGACGCGAGGTTAGCTTTACAGGAAGCCCAGGCCACCCTGGATTTGCGTGAGGCAGAAGTCCGCAGCGCGGAAGGCGAGTTGAAGGCGGCCAAACTTCGCATTGAGTTTCCGGTCCATTTGGAAGCGCAGTTGGCCGACGCCGAATCGCTCCTGGCAAAAACGCAGACCGAACTGGTCAAACTGCCGTTTCTTATCAAATCGGCAGCAGCGCGATTGGACTATGCCCGCAACAACCTTGACGGCAAACAATCGGCGGGTCTCGGCATTGCCGGGCGAACATTGCAACTGGCTGAAAGCGAATTTGCGGCTGCCCAGGCCGATTTGAGCGAACTGCAGCAACGCGGGCCAAGTTTACAGCGCGAAGAAGCCGCCCTGCAGAAGAAGAAGAAGGCCGTTGCCGACCAATTGATGCGACTCGTCGAAGAATCTCGTCAACTGGAGAGTGCGCTCGCCAGTTTGCAGGCAGCCAAGGCGATCCGGGATCGGGCCAGACTGGCTGTTGAAAAAGCAAACCTCAATCTGGATCGCACGATTGTCCGCAGCCCTGGTCGGGGCACGGTCATGCAGTTGATCGCGCATCCCGGCACCCGCGTCATGGGACTGGACGCCAACGCGACCCGCAGTGCCAGCACGGTCGTCACGCTCTACGACCCGGAGATGCTGCAAGTGCGTGCCGATGTTCGGCTGGAGGATGTACCGAGGGTGCAGCCTGGACAACCGGTCGAAGTCCAAACGGCTTCATCCAAAGAGACCATTCATGGAACGGTGCTGAGGGCCACCTCGTCCGCAAACATTCAGAAGAACACCTTGGAAGTCAAAATTGCGTTGGAACATCCTCCGGCGACCGTCCGTCCCGAAATGCTCGTGACCGCCACGTTTCAGGCTCCGCCGCCGCCCGAGACGGAACAAAGCCAGGCCCGTGAGATTGAGCGACTGCTCATTCCTCGGCAATTGGTCGAAAAAGCGGACGGTGCAGCCGTCGTCTGGGTCGCAGATGCGAATAGTAGAGCCCGTCGACGCAGCGTCCAACTTGGCCAGTCGGGCACGGAGGCGTTGGTCGAAGTTGTGGATGGACTGACGGCGACTGACAAACTGATCGCGGGAGGGCGGGAAGGACTCGCGGAGGGAGACCCCGTCCATGTCACTGGCGAAGATGCCAGTCTCGGAATCTCCTCGCGATGA